One Plasmodium sp. gorilla clade G2 genome assembly, chromosome: 12 genomic window carries:
- a CDS encoding transcription factor with AP2 domain(s), with product MNSPFNCNQININYSFSFNNDNSINQGTKTPCKNSFASDGNVSYDKECLEKKSLIINDKEEKNIYMYNNMYTNMYNDLHSNNNEDNSCNHLSYNINKINQNDHTNMNNILYNDKNIVASKANIYTMCDLKNQQEEVKNKNESIIYKNEEMINKNESIIYKNEKMINKNECIIYENEKMINKNESIIYKNDMMIKQNDMVINKNERMINQNDMIINQNNIMINQNEKMINQKGMIINQNDNMSRGEIYTYNKNDMLKKVPSQNYVTIKSASNHNFQSIEHIHNKNIDNIMINEKNPKEYHNKYNQYNIHCDNNDHMNNIDYTYYNNNITNNNSNVNLNKSKEELNNNISSCHVNKKNINQKCTYEDNMYNNNNNNNNISSNNILVHKMVTNNPPKISAQTYSNINELENNKVLYHSKENREKIKNHNIIDMNSNRNNSNNGNNHNNHYHNNNNPCNNTSDNTTLLMNHQIKNTNQTCTQIEELKKNAEKNNNIIYNNIINNNIINNNIVLDSILNNNMMNNNIINKSFMNAPNNDIHKNMVDKIINQCLLNSTKKTYNANKKDNMVNILHTYKAKNNDDKKLYTDINNVNMNNMVNNYNMNDQSVHYMKQKELNVKEKNQENYSHVINDTNNINYNNKINDYNNITPKGQVDNKDTYNLNTRSNNCYTRNCVDCNKLINNHIDVSNGDNISPHNVMYNSMTNLSSDKKLSLNNMEHLQEVNNNKDNSIYYNNYGNYKEGNIANIKHVENVANVKHIENIANVKHIQNIANIKSVNSLNGHNIFVGDSINRHQNNNIQNNTYNECKILDTNLCEDNKIYKEKEYSFYKKNYETKEDMQNYKNKIIKNNIKSEDISPQFNNMCNLNYTPQNYDELVVYPKDDKNQLVQNIKSVYEQNNNHNIHMENNTDEKMFNKNVHHINEDRGETYYHCEYNISTDIPTHNYMNNLLINNYNDEKSNNSEENYTSNNEIYNSSAYKKVNMDVNNMDSRNHCGDDFYSNQKVYGIQKEEERIIPHKYNKDIYQNCMINGDEYKNDQVINNSDIMHINNNNSNNNNIDVSVYSNMSTDCKSNNYSYTNLNNTEKDNKTITYGNYCTAIFDPDDNNKEIYYENTNSIYDYSNNVNYKLANENHIQNIENERIVQTKYDHNNSNKMNTFYNDHHHPMHDTFCHTNNETNYNKNIIIKDIYSTSQNTEKPFLKEQQFDHTCVDSNNFCHPNDSSSYSILNNICIEKNMKKNKTQEIYYNNDKIHNIEERGNINNFNEEFLFLKLWLSSFNMGKSIHCKKLIYISGDKRYIRKRNNKNKTYPFNYNEPFYFIYKPNKDMAVDHNNNNINNNNNNNNNINNNNNNNNINNNNNNNINNVRLNNINGHIQNSELKNNYDFVKYSPNLKDYDHSNIKHSEDSQNMTHISECIEYKNDNNCSNDSITNNNYHTVNNNMNVYKNIIYEDIEEPHYNTIVEENENINDINMNYNRYNNIQNICNNNENREIHINNSEDKKEGNISNISSTLNKDSFCSFTTVSSTPEYEINKNLNQLESYINDLYTNRKIENDNNMVPKLSNNLFNNNITNSSKNDNQNLEGNKKNMRAKNGMDTFTKMTLTNESNKNIRNNKKDNIGEQMISPFIKNDIIGHKQYYIDNENYNNLHMCNNKESLKVGPIMNNKNDLIDTNIYNNNNNNNNNNIDQLCSNNNFVSSCSLNNMNDNTSCCVNDNTSCCVNDNTSCCVNDNTSCCVNDNASYCMNDNSSYYMNDNKEEKNMENNANTINPVVNNIRDNVVTDITNNNDKTINNFHNNNIYKEENLDNNNINIDPLCYDEELFDDDKNIPKITGVSYDRKQKIWVSHWRANCKTVHKYFSVKKYGFEEARKLAIKCREENVNYITTASILNNNFTKHAYPLINNILKNNNMNTYDLINFNSSDKLNEQNHYNNNYDLYEPPKKKKEKIDQVRKNNNQEKKKKKRKINHDINDNMNYYLNDTNYNDSQLSQHIYHTNHTFNDTYHNDKYISTIIDKQKRENISSNTYKDKYENLQPYEKHQDYKNCKEKINYQYVLPNNYTNNFSEKNIQDIYLNTQHNYINTKQDLMIQYDQENNNEGSPLLPPQKKKKKQNPQMLQINKNAKNKIQDFTKIKNNQTDKQIYTELLNPQLNNSTNYINTLNNSSINSNNYMNNNYNHMSNKKDQQSEMKDIIYYTKEKFNNNNYNNKNDEYKKSDLKNYQNIVNDNTVYNAYINNKQMCNNNNNNNINYNNDNNNINYNNDNNYINNNNNYYYINNNNNNNYNHSIQGQNNNSITKNVNNSNNTCNEINHVYNNILNNCSYNNFHEKENKIMQSNEDIHNNNNITTNHNYQFEKDNKNFIVPIQNNQHFTNTESPIKNVHLNENYQYVNNNHPTKNYQKESQIFGNSNFHMNH from the coding sequence ATGAATAGTCCTTTCAATTgtaatcaaataaatattaattattctttttcttttaataatgataatagcATAAACCAAGGAACAAAAACTCCTTGTAAGAATTCTTTCGCATCAGATGGTAATGTATCATATGATAAGGAATGTCTAGAAAAGAAGAGTTTAATCATTAACGataaggaagaaaaaaatatttatatgtataataatatgtatacaaatatgtataatgaTTTACATAGTAACAATAATGAAGACAATTCATGTAATCATTTGAgctataatataaataaaattaatcaaAATGATCATACAAATATGAacaacatattatataatgataaaaatattgtagCTTCTAAggcaaatatatatacgaTGTGTGATCTGAAAAATCAACAAGAGGAagtaaaaaacaaaaatgaaagtatcatatataaaaatgaagaaatgataaataaaaatgaaagtatcatatataaaaacgaAAAGatgattaataaaaatgaatgtaTCATATATGAAAACGAAAAGatgattaataaaaatgaaagtatcatatataaaaacgaTATGATGATTAAACAAAATGATATGGTTATTAATAAGAATGAAAGAATGATTAACCAAAATGATATGATAATCAACcagaataatattatgattaatCAAAATGAGAAGATGATAAATCAAAAAGGTATGATAATTaatcaaaatgataatatgagtAGGGgtgaaatatatacatataataaaaatgatatgttGAAAAAGGTACCTTCTCAAAATTATGTTACAATAAAAAGTGCAAGCAATCATAATTTTCAATCTATTGaacatattcataataagaatattgataatattatgataaatgaaaaaaatccTAAAGAATACCATAACAAGTATAatcaatataatattcactgtgataataatgatcatatgaataatattgattatacatattataataataatataacaaataataattcaaatgtTAATTTGAATAAATCCAAAGAAGagttaaataataatatatcttcctgtcatgtaaataaaaaaaacataaatcaAAAATGCACTTATGAagataatatgtataataataataataataataataatatttctagtaataatattttggtTCATAAAATGGTTACAAATAACCCACCTAAAATATCTGCTCAAACGTatagtaatataaatgaattagaGAATAATAAAGTGTTATATCATTCAAAAGAAAATcgagaaaaaataaaaaatcacAACATTATTGATATGAATAGTAAtcgtaataatagtaataatggtaataatcataataatcattatcataataataacaatccTTGCAATAATACAAGTGATAATACCACCCTTTTGATGAatcatcaaataaaaaatacaaaccAAACATGCACACAAATAGAagagttaaaaaaaaatgctgaaaaaaataataatataatttataataatataattaataataatattattaataataatattgttctTGATAGTAtcctaaataataatatgatgaacaacaatataattaataaaagctTTATGAATGCACCAAATAATGacattcataaaaatatggtAGATAAGATAATAAATCAGTGCTTATTGAACAGCACCAAAAAAACATACAATGCtaataaaaaggataatatggttaatatattacacacatataaggcaaaaaataatgatgataaaaaattatatacagatataaataatgttaatatgaataatatggtCAATAATTACAATATGAATGATCAAAGTGTTCATTATATGAAACAGAAGGAACTAaatgtaaaagaaaaaaatcaaGAAAATTATAGTCATGTTATAAATGATACTaacaatattaattataacaataaaattaatgattataataatatcacaCCAAAAGGTCAGGTCGATAATAaagatacatataatttgaaTACTCGTAGTAATAATTGTTATACTCGTAATTGTGTTGATTgcaataaattaataaataaccATATTGATGTATCAAATGGTGATAATATATCACCACATAATGTTATGTATAATTCAATGACAAATTTATCAAGCGATAAAAAGCTTAgtttaaataatatggagCACTTACAGgaagtaaataataataaagataatagtATATACTATAACAATTATGGCAATTATAAAGAAGGCAACATAGCTAATATAAAACATGTAGAAAATGTAGCAAATGTAAaacatatagaaaatatagcaaatgtaaaacatatacaaaatatagcaaatataaaaagtgtTAATTCATTGAATGGCCATAATATCTTTGTTGGCGATTCAATAAATCGCCaccaaaataataatatacaaaacaATACATATAATGAATGTAAAATTTTGGATACAAATCTTtgtgaagataataaaatatataaggaaaaagaatattctttttacaaaaagaattatgaaacaaaagaagatatgcagaattataaaaataaaattataaaaaataatattaaaagtgAAGATATATCACCTCAGTTTAATAATATGtgtaatttaaattatacaCCACAAAATTATGATGAACTTGTTGTATATCCaaaagatgataaaaatcaattagttcaaaatataaaaagtgtatatgaacaaaataataatcacaATATACATATGGAAAATAATACGGATGAAAAAATGTTCAACAAAAATGTGCATCATATTAATGAGGATAGAGGCGAAACGTATTATCATtgtgaatataatatatcaacaGATATACCAacacataattatatgaataatttattaattaataattacaatgatgaaaaatcaaataattcAGAAGAAAATTACACTTCGAATAATGAGATATATAATTCCAGTGCATACAAAAAAGTAAACATGGACGTGAATAATATGGACAGTAGGAATCATTGTGGAGATGATTTTTATAGCAATCAAAAAGTATATGGAATACAAAAAGAGGAAGAAAGAATAATACCTCATAAgtataataaagatatttaCCAAAATTGTATGATAAATGgggatgaatataaaaatgaccaagtaataaataattctgATATCATGcatatcaataataataatagtaataataataatatagatgtATCTGTGTATAGTAATATGTCAACAGATTGTAAATCAAACAATTATTCATACACCAATTTGAATAACACAGAAAAggataataaaacaataacGTACGGAAATTACTGTACCGCAATATTTGATCCTGATGATAacaataaagaaatatattatgaaaatacaaattctatatatgattattcaaataatgtaaattataaattagcAAATGAGAAccatatacaaaatatagaaaatgaaaGGATTGTACAAACAAAAtatgatcataataatagtaataaaatgaatactTTTTACAATGATCACCACCATCCCATGCATGATACATTTTGTCATACAAATAATGaaacaaattataataagaatataataataaaagatatatatagtacGTCACAAAATACAGAAAAAccatttttaaaagaacaaCAATTTGATCACACTTGTGTTGATTCGAATAATTTTTGTCATCCAAATGATTCTTCGTCTTAttctattttaaataatatatgtatagaaaaaaatatgaaaaaaaataaaacacaagaaatatattataacaatgataaaatacataatatagaGGAGAGaggaaatattaataattttaatgaggaatttttatttcttaagtTATGgttatcatcatttaatatGGGCAAATCGATACATtgcaaaaaattaatatatatatcgggtgataaaagatatattagaaaaaggaataataaaaataaaacatatccatttaattataatgaaccattttattttatctacaAACCAAATAAAGACATGGCTGtggatcataataataataatattaataataataataataataataataatattaataataataataataataataatattaataataataataataataatattaataatgtacgtttgaataatattaatggacatatacaaaatagtgaattaaaaaataattatgattttgtaaaatattcACCTAACCTTAAGGATTATGATCATTCAAATATTAAACATTCTGAAGATAGTCAAAATATGACTCATATTTCTGAATGtattgaatataaaaatgataacaaTTGTTCGAATGATAGTAttactaataataattatcatactgttaataataatatgaatgtgTATAAGAACATTATTTATGAGGATATAGAAGAACCTCATTATAATACAATAGtcgaagaaaatgaaaatattaatgatataaatatgaattataatagatacaataatatacaaaatatatgtaataataatgaaaatcgagaaatacatattaataattctgAAGATAAGAAAGAAGgaaatatatctaatatatcATCCACATTAAATAAGGATAGCTTTTGTTCTTTCACAACAGTTAGTTCTACTCCtgaatatgaaataaataaaaatttaaatcagTTAGAAAGTTATattaatgatttatatacaaataggaaaattgaaaatgataataatatggtcCCTAAATTatctaataatttatttaataataatataactaaCAGTTCAAAGAATGATAATCAAAATTTAGAGGGAAACAAGAAAAACATGAGAGCAAAAAATGGTATGGATACTTTTACAAAAATGACATTAACAAATGaatcaaataaaaacataagaaataataaaaaggataatatAGGAGAACAAATGATATCaccatttataaaaaatgatattataggACATAAgcaatattatatagataatgaaaattataataatttacatatgtgtaataataaagaatcaTTGAAAGTAGGACCTATTATGAATAACAAAAATGATTTAATcgatacaaatatatataacaataacaataataataataataataatattgatcaATTATGCAGTAATAACAATTTTGTTTCTTCATGCTccttaaataatatgaatgataatacaTCATGTTGTGTGAATGATAATACATCGTGTTGTGTGAATGATAATACATCGTGTTGTGTGAATGATAATACATCATGTTGTGTGAATGATAATGCATCATATTGTATGAATGATAATTcatcatattatatgaatgataataaggaagaaaaaaatatggaaaataatgCAAACACAATAAACCCTGTTGTGAATAATATAAGAGATAATGTTGTAACTGATATTACtaacaataatgataaaacaataaataatttccataataataatatatacaaagaAGAAAActtagataataataatataaatatagatcCTCTATGTTACGACGAAGAATTATTTGATGACGATAAAAATATACCCAAAATAACAGGTGTTAGTTATGATaggaaacaaaaaatatggGTATCTCATTGGAGAGCCAATTGTAAAACtgttcataaatatttttctgttaaaaaatatggattTGAAGAAGCTCGTAAGCTAGCTATTAAATGTAGAGAAGAAAATGTGAATTATATTACAACGGCTAGTAttctaaataataattttacaaaACATGCATATCCCttgattaataatattttaaagaataacaatatgaatacatatgatttaataaattttaattcttccgataaattaaatgagcaaaatcattataataataattatgatttatatgagccacccaaaaaaaagaaagagaaaATAGATCaagtaagaaaaaataataatcaggaaaaaaaaaaaaaaaaaagaaaaattaatcatgatattaatgataatatgaattattatctTAACGACacaaattataatgatagtCAACTAAGTCAACATATTTACCATACTAATCATACATTTAATGATACTTAtcataatgataaatatatatcaaccATTATagataaacaaaaaagagaaaatattTCTTCGAATACATACAAAGACAAGTATGAAAATTTACAACCTTATGAAAAGCATCAAGACTATAAAAAttgtaaagaaaaaataaattatcaatATGTCTTACCAAATAACTATACAAATAATTTCtctgaaaaaaatattcaagatatttatttgaatacACAacacaattatataaatactaaGCAAGATCTAATGATACAATATGAccaagaaaataataatgaaggaTCCCCTCTCCTCCCcccacaaaaaaaaaaaaaaaaacaaaatccACAAATGTTACAAATCAATAAAAAcgcaaaaaataaaatacaagattttacaaaaataaaaaataatcaaacagataaacaaatatatacagAATTATTAAATCCACAGTTAAATAATAGTACAAACTATATTAACACCTTGAATAACTCATCAATTAATAgcaataattatatgaataacaattataatcatatgtcaaataaaaaagatcAACAATCAGAAATGAAGGATATAATATACTATACAAAAGagaaatttaataataacaattataataataaaaatgatgaatataagAAAAGTGATCTAAAAAATTACCAGAACATTGTAAATGATAATACTGTGTATaatgcatatataaataacaaacaaatgtgtaataataataataataataatattaattataataatgataataataatattaattataataatgataataattatattaataataataataattattattatattaataataataataataataattataatcattcTATTCAAggacaaaataataatagcataacaaaaaatgtgaacaatagtaataatacatgcaatgaaataaatcacgtttataataatatcctAAATAATTgctcatataataattttcatgagaaggaaaataaaattatgcaAAGCAATGAGgacatacataataataataatattacgaCTAACCATAATTACCAATTTGAaaaggataataaaaattttattgttCCCATACAAAATAATCAACATTTTACAAATACAGAAAGCCCTATAAAAAACGTACATTTAAATGAGAATTATCagtatgtaaataataaccACCCcacaaaaaattatcaaaagGAATCACAAATATTTGGTAACTCCAATTTTCACATGAACCATTAA
- a CDS encoding ATP-binding protein, putative: protein MNVLGLISGGKDSIQNLCYCHKNGHTIIALAHLIPYEYQNETDSFMYQSAGFELVPSIARCMEKPLIQHEIKRKAIKLDLAYTYDPNDEVEDLFELIYKAKTQFPSINAVSCGAIKSTYQKKRLEHVCERLNLDILTYLWDRDQKEILEGMINDGVEAILVKIASYGLKKEHVGKSIKEMYEYLKMISEKYGLNICGEGGEYETATLDCPLFKHKIIIEDYEIIQHTDDLVSPVFLFKPLKWKLEKK from the exons atgaatgttCTTGGTTTAATATCAGGAGGAAAAGATAGTATACAAAATCTTTGTTATTGCCATAAAAATGGTCATACAATTATTGCCTTAGCACATTTAATTCCTTATGAATATCAga ATGAAACGGACAGTTTTATGTATCAAAGTGCGGGATTTGAATTAGTCCCTTCTATTGCGAGATGTATGGAAAAACCATTAATTCAGCATGAaattaaaa GAAAAGCAATTAAACTTGATTTAGCGTATACTTATGATCCAAATGATGAAGTGGAAGATCTTtttgaattaatatataaagcaaaa ACACAATTCCCAAGTATTAATGCAGTATCTTGTGGCGCCATAAAATCAACTTATCAAAAAAAGAGATTAGAACATgt atgtGAAAGATTGAATTTAGACattttaacatatttatgGGATCGAGACCag AAAGAAATTCTTGAAGGTATGATAAATGATGGAGTAGAAGCAATACTAGTTAAAATTGCATCATATG gaTTAAAAAAGGAACATGTTGGAAAATCAATAAAAGAAAtgtatgaatatttaaaaatgatcAGCGAGAAGTATGGCTTGAATATTTGTGGAGAAGGAGGAGAATATGAAACAGCTACTTTGGATTGTCCTCtttttaaacataaaattataattgaAGATTATGAAATAATACAACACACTGATGATTTAGTAAGCCCAGTGTTTTTATTTAAGCCTTTGAAATggaaattagaaaaaaaataa